Part of the Lolium rigidum isolate FL_2022 chromosome 6, APGP_CSIRO_Lrig_0.1, whole genome shotgun sequence genome, cgcctcctcctccgccgccggggcCGGACACAAGATGCTCGTCTACCCATACTTCCCCAACGGCAGCCTCGACCACTTCCTATTCGGTGTGTCACTCCTTTCTTgccattgcttttttttttttaattgtcCCTTCTTCTCATTCCTGCCACCATCTAGTATCAATATGTCTAGTATACGTTGCTCACTGCACAATATTCGGTGACAACTGAAACTCAATCCAGATTCGAACCGAGTCTGATTGATAATACAGTACAGGTGGCCCCACAACTTGGCTGAAAACCGAAATTACCAAATAGCTGTTTCAATTCAGTGAATTCTGGAAATCTGAATCACTCTGAGTGACATACTTCGCCGAAGATATATGTTTCAGCAAAGGAGCTGAGGGCGATACATGGTGCAGATAGAAAGCTTTTAACTTATACTGAACGCGGAGCTAGGCTCCTGATGAAACAGGAGAACAGAATATCCTTCTGATCAGTCTTGCATGCGTAGCAGTTTGGTCAGAACATAGAACTTCTTTGACACCAATACTAGTACTACATGACAGCTGTCTCCAAGCATTATTTTTTGACCTTTTCCTTCTATCAGAAAATGACATACAGTCAATTGCGTGTTCGTTCgagaaaataataaaaggacttaTTATTGACCTTGACTGTATCAAAATAAATCTCATGGTTTCTTAACCGCAAGGTACCACATCAGACTGCTGTCAAAAAACAAATGGTATCAGACATTCAGACCAGACCATTTCTTGCTTGGGATTTCTTCTTTTCAGCAAGCAGATGCAGTTTTGAACAAACAGAAGACTAGCAAAACATCAACTGAAATTGCCCCAAAGTTTTGGTGCAATTTAATTACAGAAAATCACTAAGCTATATCTGAGTTTACAGAGGTAAAACAATCCATAACGCGATTATGCAAAAAAGCATAGCAGAAAAAATATACACTTATCTGTTTGTACTGTCTTCTATAAGAAATGATCAAAAATAATGTGCTATCTGAGTCTACACTGTCGAATTTTTTAAAACATTTGGCAGCATGTGTTAAGTAACATAAGCTTTAACATAATTACTCTGAATTTGTAGATAGATAAGAAGCTGCATAACAATCAATTCCTGCAAAGTTATCAGTATATAGAACATAGAGGAAATGTTCTGCATCTTCTAAAAAACAGAACTGCTCTGTTATCTAAACCTGCATTTACTGAATAGAATATTTTCAGACAGGGAGAAGAGGGTGCAGCTAGATTGGCCAAAACGGTACCAGATAATCCTCGGGCTAGCAAAGGGCCTCCTCTACCTCCATGAAGAATCCCCGGTGAAGATCATCCACAGGGACATCAAGGCCAGCAACGTGCTCCTCGATGACAAGCTGAACCCGAAGATCTCAGACTTCGGCATGGCGAGGCTCTTCCTGGAAGACGCCACGCACGTGAACACCTTCAGGATATCTGGCACATAGTGAGCGCCAAACATACTCCATTTGAAAATTCAAATGTAATGGTTGTGTAAATTCTGTAAGTGATGCAATTGCAGCGGTTACATGGCTCCAGAGTACGCGATGAACGGGTACCTGTCGACGAAGACAGACGTTTTCAGTTTCGGGATGCTTGTGCTGGAGATAGTCAGCGGGAGGAAGAACATCGACCGGCATCTTGATGCTGAAAAAGTCGACCTATTGAATTATGTGAGCATTTCTTTTTCCAAAATAATCATGTGTAAGCATCTGCATAACCTGCATCTATTGCATTTTTACAGGAGCCTGCATTTAGTTGTTCTTTTTCGACAAAGCGGACCCTGAATTAGTACTTATTACATTGTGATGTCCTGAATCTTTTGAAACTCTCAGACATGGAAGCTCTTCCAGGAGGGCCGGTCAGTGGAGATCATGGACCCTGACCTCTCCGGCGCCTGGGACGCCGACGAGGCGGCGCTGTGCGTGCAGCTCGGCCTGCTGTGCTGCCAGGCCCTCGTGTCGGACAGACCAGACATGTATAGCGTGCACCTCATGCTGTCCAGCGACTCCTTCACGCTGCCTAAGCCCGGGAAGCCGGCCATCCACGGCCGGGTCGGCCGCTGGATGAGCACCatggcatcggcggcggcgtccgcgtCCGTCTCTGGCTCcggcaccaacaccaacaccacgtTCGCTACCGACACCACCAAGGCCTCGACGTTGGAGTTGGAAAATATTGCCGAGGACCACTCCAGGAACTCCATTTCGGTATCATTCACGACGGAAGGCCGGTGAAAATAAGACAAGGAATCATCAAATGCGATGACCGTGCAAAAAGAGACACATAGGTTGAGTGTAGACGTGTAGTTAGTCTGGTGTACAGATAAATCATTTATGTTTCTTTATTTTAACTTCTCTTTGTACATTATTATTGTGGAAGACACCGAAACAAAATTCTAACAAAATTTTAGAATTTCTTTTAAAATACATGAACATTACTTGTATATACATAcgaacatttttaaaaaaatacagGATTACTTTTTGATCTAATATAAATAGTTTTACATTAAAAATAAGTCAACATTACATTTGATAAAGATGATTTTTCTGCTTTTGCTCTATTTCTATATTTTCTGGAAGACATATACGTGAAAATGTTAAGGATTTGTGGATGTTCTCATAGAACGCTGGTAATAATCGATTTTACACAGTCGACACAATTTTAGAGAGCTATGTACATTCTTTTAGACATGACTATTTATTGTTAAATAAGTGAACATTCATTTTTGAATAAAAAAGTAATGAAAATAAGAAGGGGAAATATAGAAACAAAAGACATCTATACAGCAAAAAGTCAAGGAAATATAATAAGGGTCAAAGAAACATTAAAGCAAACTTAGGAAGCCTActcttttttttgagaaatacagtacaaacgcagacgctcacatacacgcgtatacactcaaccctatgaacgcacacacgcacaccctacccctatgagcacctccagaagactgagccggcggattagatcttgaaattgacgaagtaaccacaggcgcctcgctgtcgacgggaacgtcgcctcccactgaaagaatatttcgcctttatgagacacacagatgtcaaacctgaggattgaactctggtgggctggggatacaaccatcctcctaaccacccaatctCAGGTGTTGTGTGATGGTTTCTACATGGCTGCACTTGGTGCGGCCCATTAACACATACAGTTTTCTCATTAAGATCTATAAAACTATTTTTTAAATGTAAGTCGGTTAAAAAAATAAAAGTACATACCTATACAACATGCTTATTTTCACATCTCTAACCAGAGACCATTAAATGTTATGGGATTAGCATATACGCataagttttatcaagtaactcaAATATTTACTATTATCTAGACACTTGCTCAAGTTAAATATGGAGGTATTTAGTAAAATCATGTTCACGAGTGTATCTGACTTAAGGCATTCTCTATGTTACTTATCAAATAATTTCCAGAGGTCAACAATGACTCTGTGTGGGCACCATGTTTACTTTTTCTATAGAGATATTCTGTTTCCAGAAACAATGTTATGGTGTACAAGTAGTAATCATAGTATCATAAGGTGGTCTTCAGTGATTAAAAAGTGCATATAGTAATAATAAATAGAGGatcattgatatattatttagaaAGTCCTTATGATAAGAAGTTTATATGGACAATGGGgtcgtaactttttcccacgatcattttgatgtATTATACATTTTTTTCCGACTTCGTATGCAATCAGAAAAGCCGTTTTATCGATAcatgacgcaattttgcaaaaaatattgaaatttgtttttgttaaattctcttgcagctagatgacataacacatggacatctcgaaggattttatttttaaattttttttatcattttctgtcATTCAATTCAAAGTCAAAAAGGCGATCCATGGGGGTGGAGGGAAAAAATTCAACCActatgccgagggcagccgtcaGCATAGCCTTGACGCGCGTGACAGCGCCGTCACGGCCTAATTTTGGTGGGCCACATGCACATGCCTACGCCGACGGTGTGCGATGTGCCAAGTGCAGCCGTCGGCGTACCGTTTCCTACGCCGAGGGAATCGCTATGCCGACGACCCTTTTGGCGGGCTGGCCTGGAGGCCCATACACCGACGGCTCCGACTTTTGGCCCTCGGCGCGTAGGACCAGGCCGTCGGCACCtcggcccattcctgtagtggaagTGAAACATTTGTTTGGAGTGGAAGCCCTCCAAGTGAAACCTTTGGTCATTTTGTACATGGTATGccataaaaaagtaaaaaaaaaacgaTGGTATTTCATTTATAAATAAAAACACCCCATTTTGATGTTTTTTCCTTTCTAAGAAGTTCCTTGAAaagtgaaaaaattggaaaccatgaaAACCAATTGTTTCCTAGTAGTATCAAAAGTGCCATATTGGTTGACGCCAACAACTAAATTAAGCAAGAGTTGTGTTTATTTAACTGGCCTTGGGTCAACAACTAGGCAGATCATCACTGCACCTTTGCGTGCGAATATTTCATCACCCTAAGTAACGCTAGAGATATCCTAGCGTTTATCTGCATAGTGCATACACATGCATTCGGCGTATATATGCTGTATTCTCATGCTCCAACTGAATTATTTGCAGCTAGCTAGCTATCTAGTGTGTAGATTCGATGCATTTGTGCTATGCTATGTGTGCCCATTCCGTTTTGGCAACTGCAGGCATGAATGCTGCAAGTGGTCACGCATGCTGCATCCAAAGCTTGTTACATAACTGAAGCTTCATTCTCTGGCCTGTCATTACGCAGGAATTCTGGGGATGGTCTGATTCTGAAGAAAGAATTGCCCGTCGTTCGTCGTCAGTCGTAGGATCTTTGTAATGTATTACATACATCTTCTGAAGTTTCTGTCAGATAAGCAGCTTCCAGGACTCCACTGAAATTTACGCTTCAGAGAAAAAAAGGAGAGGTAACTTACATACATAAACGAACACGATCCTAAAAGGTCACTCAAAATCTCATGCAACTGCGCGTGCGGCGTGCATATCTTCAGGAAAACGAAAAACGCAACAAAGATTAGATAAGCATGctgtttttttctcttttccttcCTTTACAACGCAAGTATGTGCTTATATTAAAAACTGGGATTAGCCACGAAAGGGAGAGTTACAACAGCTCGGGCGGTGAGGTAGGCGGATATGCCAGTATAATACGGTTTTGGCTACCATATATGCATATGCGTGCAGCCATGGAGCGAGGTCGATCGATCGTcgtgtataagagcatctccagtcgcttcccccaaaccgtcccccaaagcgatttggggcgcgccggacaaaaaaagcgttccagccgcgtcccccaaagcccttttttgtccggcgcggcccgatacggtgtccggcgccccgagcccgtccccgtcccacgggggacgctcggggacgccggacacaacgacgaggcggggagtggcggggccgacgcgtcggcggcacggaaggctaaaaccccgtcgcctacctttggtcaagcggcgttaatggcgtccctgttttcccaagcgacgcgaggacgcgtctcgtcgtgcatggccgcgtggccgtccgcgccggagttattgcgtgcagccacccgctcgccgccgctgtttaagacgccctccagttatcgccgctcatcataatccttctcgtcgccgccgcctcccccttcccagatcctctactcgccgctcaaaaaatgtcgtcctcccgcaagatcgccgcggcgaacggcttcggccgcggcagcctcaccgtggcggaggcgtgggcgctgtaccacgcccggtatccggtcccgccggacgtgcgggctgccaagcggcggcggctggaagatggccgtgaacggcattggcatcccgccgccgccgaagccagacacgcagcaatggcgggacgccatcaaggcccgtcgggctcaactcaccgccgaggagcgggcggatccgacatgggcggccaaggacaacgacggcggtggacgacgtacttcaaggccaagtacgacgtcgagctgcacagcaccgacgggctcatcggcgggcccaacggCTGGAgcagggaaggccgcgccctgttgcagggcgttccggggcgtaccctcgagaacgtcatccgcggcctccgcaacggcgctccgcggctggagatgccgtcgtcgccgccgccttctcctcaatggcagccgaggaggacgacgtactcgtcctcctcgcactcttcttcctcggggccggcgcgatcgacgccgtcggtcctcgtcgtaccggtcggcgccgtataccgttcccaaacgggaggtcaaggaggagccggcgacgccgcgtcaacacgaggcgtggcggtagcggcggcgggcggcagcaagggaggcgcggcggcgccctcctcatcccgaagccggaggtgaaggaggagccggaggaagcgtcgcaggcggcgctgcgcgGCGGAGtacggcggcagcagcggctcatcgccggcagcgacgaccccgaggactgcccggggctgcgggcggcgttcttggcgtccatggacgacaaggacgctcggagaagcgacctggacgcggcgatcgccatgtccatccgcgactccggcaagccgctggtggacctcaccgacgacggcgaggcgggaccaagcggcttggtgaaggacgagcccgtggacgagcccgtcgacgagcgcgtcaagcaggaggtcgtcaccgacgagatgtacaacttccggcagtactacgacgcctccggccgccgcaagtggttctagattaggtttagttttaaagttagtcaaatttcgttcgaatctatgtaagtttggacgaatctaatcgaatctagtcaagtttaaaatttgcgaaattttgtttgggggacgcgactggggagcgacgtcccccaaacgcggcacgaacgaaacacgtcccccaaacgctcaatccggcgcggtttgggtgacggtttgggggacgcgactggagatgctctaacgtcgCGTAGGGATTGCTTTTGGTTTTTGATATGGCGTAGAGATGTCTCTTTGTTCCCAAAATAAATAAAGTTCAGTTCATATGGTAACTTTGCTACTTTTTGATTGCTGAAGAAGTGCACCCGAAACAAGCAGATTACTCTACCGACACGGCTACGTATCCAGCCAGCCAGCTCCGAAGACTTGGGCCTAGTTTGACCTTTTTCTAAATCTGAAGTATTATAAAACCATAATATTTAACTTGCTGGGCTAGcaatattttaatttgaaaaagaGGTTTAGTGTTGTTTTTTCAGTACTTCAAAACTAGCATTTAACATGAGAGCTTTTAGTCACAGTCAAGCCCCATATCAAAGTATTTGAAATTATGGTATTCTGAGAAACTATGGTTTTGTTGGaatatttcaaaattattttgCTTCAAACACAACCTTAACTCATGTGCTTTCCGCGCGCCAAAACAATGCGCTAGAAGCAAAGATGTTGCGCAGCGCGCCATGAACCGCACGTGTGTCCTCCCACGTTCTCCCTTCCCCGCCGGCAGCAATCAACCGTCCGCTCACGTTCCGCGCGCCATTACTGACATGTTGAATGCCCGTCTCGACATCAATATCGGCTGCTTGGACTCCTATGCCGCCTTCAATGCTAGCTGCTTGGACTTGTGTGCCGACATCTATCCCACGACCACTTGAACTCCTACAACGGCATTGAAGGCGCCCGCCTTCCCATCCTTTTTAATTGCAAGCAGTTGTACCTGCCAGAACCTCAAAACCTAATTCAAGTCCACCTTGCTCGCTAGACCACCGACATCCGGGTGATGGGCAAGTATAGCTTGGTCGTTGAGGAGGGCCACAATTAGAGGTGGGGTTCTCGTCGGGATGCGGCCGTCGTGGCTCGTTGTCGTCTCTGCATGTACGCTCCACGCCACCTCAGGCTTCTAACGGTATGAGGCCCGCACCAAGTTTACCGAGTCATGCCGAGTTTTTCCCCGCGACCCCGTACTCCAGCCATTGTAAcgagtttcggttgagaaatcaaTGCTCAATTACCCTCCTTTCTAGGATGTCGTAGTTGTCATTTCACAGCAGGAAAGAGGACGTTACAGATCCCACAGCGCTGAGTTCGACCAGCCCATCATCGATCGTTGGGTACGCGCGCGACCTGTTGTATCCATGGGTGCGATATGCTgacagataaagaagaataatagATTGGCGGATGATCGATCGATCGGTCGGTCGCAGCCACGTAGAGGCGTCCTCATGCAGCGACGGGCCTCGCCGCTTTTCCTTTCTTGTCTGCTACGCCGGCCGCGAGCTGACCGCCGGAGCGCGCGTcgctttttcctttctttcttgtCTGCTACGCCGCGCGCGAGCTGATCGTCACCGCTACCGCGGACGGCCGGACGCCCTACCACTACCAGTACCTACGTGGCGATCTCATCTGCGTACCAGGCGGCGGAACAACCGCCGTTCGTAACCAGCGTGCCACGCTCGCTCACGCGGTCAGTTTCTGTGTCACGCCGACTCCGCCCGCGATCGTCTTCATTTCCTTTCCTTCTCCCCCACGATCACGACCATGACCACCTCCCAAAATTTCCCTCTCCTTCCATCCCCTTTAAATCCCAAACCAAAACGAACACTCCCCTCACCGCTCCTCCGTATCGCAACCTCCCCCCACCCACGATCGACGCAACATGGGCgcgccctcctccccctccccggccccgccgccgccgctctccatCACCTCCCCTCCCactcccccgccgccggccgacgAGCCGTCCCCAACGCTCCTGCGCCTGCGCTGCGCCGTGCAGCACTACGAGTGGGGCCGCCACGGGGCCACCTCCCTCGTcgcgcgcctcgccgccgccagcgacCCCGCCTTCCAGATCGACCCGGCCCTCCCCTACGCCGAGCTCTGGATGGGCACCCACCCCGCCGCGCCCTCCGTCGTCCTCCCGTCCGGCGAGCACCTCCGCGGCTGGCTCGCGCCGGAACAGGGACGCCCTCGGCTCCCCCCGTCAACGAGCGCTGGGGCGGCGACCTGCCCTTCCTCTTCAAGGTACTCCTCCCGCGTCCCTGCTCGGTTACTGCGATCGAAACGATGCCTTCTCGTGCCGCTGATCCCCGATGCTTGCTCGtctcgccgccgcgcgcccgcgtCTGCTGCAGGTGCTGTCCGGTCGCCAAGCCGCTGTCGATCCAGGCGCACCCGGACAAGGCGCTGGCGGAGGCGCTgcacgcgctgcgcccggacgcgtACAGGGACGCCAACCACAAGCCGGAGATGGCCATCGCCATCACCCACTTCCGCGCGCTCTTCGGCTTCGTCGGCATCGAGGTACGCGCGCGCGCGCCCAAACCCCCAATGCGCCCGTCGTCTCGTCTTGTCCCCTCCCCTGGTATCGCGCGCAGAGTCTTTAATTTCCCCGTGTTTACGTCTGCATATTTATTTTTGTCATGGTCAGCCCAACCCGTGCGCTTGCTTCATCCGCCGACTAAGAGGATAGACGTGGACCTCAATCCTAGTGGGAAGGACACGTTGACATCTTCTCGAATAATACTAGTCTTATGCTCAGAATGTGTGTCCTACTTTTATGCTAGTTGGAATAAGCAGGATTCTTTCCTTCTACCCAACTTGGGCAGCCGGTTTTAAGACGTAGTAATATGATGCAAGTCCTAACGTAAAAAGTTTATGAAAAAAATTAGTTATCAGATGGGATGGTCAAGGTTGTATTTAATAATGTGACGTTAACACTTTAACAGTGGGAAAATTTGAACTCAACATTAGATCCANNNNNNNNNNNNNNNNNNNNNNNNNNNNNNNNNNNNNNNNNNNNNNNNNNNNNNNNNNNNNNNNNNNNNNNNNNNNNNNNNNNNNNNNNNNNNNNNNNNNACTTCTTCTAAGTCTCCTCCTTTCACAGACGAGTTACGTTGGTAGCGCCGGCGCTCCTATACATCGCCCGTTGCAGCACAGGAGTCTCGCACGGgaactcctctaagttagccgttGGCCGGTGAAGATCCGTCTATTTTATTCCTTCGAGGCATTTCAAAGAACATAGATAAACTTTCCGCTAATACTAAGATGCTGACCACGCCGCTTGTCTTGTATAAGGCCATCCCACATGTCTGAGATAGCTCTGAAGCTCAAAGTCTCGAGGTTGCTGGCATGGTTTTTCCCTTCTTGCACTATCTTTTATATAGCAGCGGTGAAAGGGTATTCCATGCATAAGTGACATGTTGTTTCAGGGGCGCAAATGCATAGCTGACAAGAGGCTTTTTACGGCAGGGATCGGAAAAAATGAACCGTCCAATCAGCAGATCTAATGGTCTAGTTTAGTCAATACTAGTTGATTTTAAGAGTAGTATTTTTTTAACAAAGAGCTATATGAAAGATCCGTCTATTATGGTTCTTTCAGGCGTTTCAAAGGACATAGATAAGCCTTCCGCTAATACTATGATGCTGGCCACGTGGCTTGTCCTTGATAAGACCATCCCACATGTCTGAGATAGTTGTAAAGCTCAAAGCCTCAAGGTCGCCGGCGGCATGGTTTTCCCTTTCTTACACTTTCTTTCATATAGCCGCGGTGAAAGGGTATTCCATACATAAGTGACATGTTGTTTTAGGGGCGCATAGGCACGTCTGACAAGAGGCTTTTTACGGTAAGAATCAGAAAATATGAACCGTCCAATCAACGGATCTAATGGTCCAGTTTAGTCAATACTAGTTGATTAAGAGTAGTATAAGCAATCTGTGCAAGTGGCCGTAGAATTAGGATCTCTTGATGTTTGTAGAGAAAAAACTTATATATTTAAATGGAGTGGCCAAATCTTGACCGAAAATTTGTTTAACATTACAAATTTGTTTATATGCGTACTAAGGAAAAATCAGAATGATAATTATCTCACATAGTGAAACGATGTACTGCctgcttaatttttttttttttgcacggaCCTGTTTGGTATTTTTGTGTGTCCACTAAGGATCTAAATTTTAGAAATCCTCATTTGATTGATCGTTAAAAAGAAAGTGTAAAACAGGTTAAAACTCCATTGCAACCAAGATGCAGTTTTATCTAAATGGCAGTGGCAAGTGTCACCGACTTTAGATCAGATGGTTCTTTGTTCGGACCACCCTATTCATTTTGCCGGTTATTGTATGTCTACTTTTAAAACTTTTAAAACTAAAATCATGTGATATTTACTTATTTCTCCGCTCATCCGTATTGCTTGTTATACCCTATCTATAAATCTCTTAGAGCAACTCTAGTCGCCCTCACATGTCGTCGGATCGAGGTATGGGGGCGCCGTGACTATTAGCCGCGTATGGGGGTGTCCCTCCCGAGCCATGCCCCTAAcagggttttttttttaaattcaaacatGAACTTAAATATTATTCATATTTGGTTATATTTTACAGAATAAAATTCAACCTAAATTTAAacctaaactaaactaaagtccGCCATGGCGGCGCTGGTACTAGAACCAGTTGTAGTTGAACTTCTCTTCCTTCCCATCCTTGATACCGCGCTAGGGCCGGCGCTTCTGTCTACGATGCCTCCTCTTGAGATGTTGACGTCGTCAACGTAGAGCGCCCACACTTCGTTGACCCTCAAATTGTTGGCTGGAGCCCACTCCCTACCGCACAACCCTTGTGGGAGGCCGCTTCCATTACTTTCCTGAGACATCGTCTGTGTAGCATTTGCGCTAGTGCTTTGAGTGGTCTAGTGACAGCAACTGTGGGATGTCGGTAATTGCATGGGTGGGAGAGGGGCGCATATTAATGTCACCACATGGGGAAGGCCCAACGATGATTGAACGCCTCGCCTATGCCCGCCTGCGGTTGTCCAATGTTAAATTAGATTGCCTATCTGTTGTGCCAATGACATGGATGGTTCATCTTTCAGTAAacgattgaaaggatcgtatgccgcacctagagggggggtgaataggtgctaaccaatttttagttctttttcaatttaggcttgacacaaaggtaaattctctagatatgcaactaagtgaatttacctatatgacaaggtaaccaactaagcaagatatagctacgcaatatcttggagatagaataggatagaggtaaccgagagtggagcacgcgatgacacggagatgattctcgtagttcccttcctttgcaagaaggtacgtctacgtttggaggagtgtggttgctacgaaagccaaaccaacatccacaaaggcttcactcagatctcctgtgagcaacgccacgaaggcctagcccacttccactaagggatttcctcgaggcggaaaccgggcctttacaaggttcttggggcacacatccacaactgaattagaggctcccaaatctgttacaacacaacaatcaacaacaatacatcaacacaaatcaactagggatccaaagaggaacactagcaagagggctctcaaacaaatgagggagaaatgtaaatcgcttcggtgaggatgtagatcagtgtcttctccttcgaatctccaaagatcaagagctttggttgggggaggaaggagatcttgcaaatcttgtgttcttgcggtggctctaatggtggtgaagcttggcagatttttggtgcaatgattgagcaacttgtcccattggagaagagagctatttatataattggagctctcagatctgaccatTTGGACGATTTTCAGTAACACCGGAAGtttcggccaggagggccggaagttccggctggcaccggaagtaccggccaagagggccggaacttccgccaggaagattccGCGTCAGCCGACCTAGTCAAAAAAGattggggcggaactagggcggaacttccggccaagttccggccaagttccggaattgcgagaaaaccttactggacatactgagccacaatttcgacgtttccggaacttgcccggaagttgggcggaagttccgctgaccggaacttccggccttcttcaccggaacttccggtcggaaTAAAACCGCAAAGAGAACCGTGGCCGAGAGGCCACTGTCGGAAgcatagggcggaagttccgccagctggggccggaacttcagCCGAGATGAAAAGCCTTCAGAAACTTCAGAACAGCCATACCATACCACCGGTCAAGTATATCTCATgaaaacttgtacctgtctacatcaacacacataaatatatagctagtgttgacatcaaacacacaaaacccaaaagggcgggaaatgttcttccaATCTCCCCTTTTGGTGTTTGacgacaacacaagtatttgcaaggaatgaataACGTAAACACCaagaatgtgagagatatagaggagaTCCCCCTATTTATGAGCAATACaacataagaagctccccctatatcttgcatccgtcttccatgggttagcaatacaacatagtgataagcatatatATAAATAG contains:
- the LOC124662065 gene encoding cysteine-rich receptor-like protein kinase 43 isoform X2, with translation MLVYPYFPNGSLDHFLFDREKRVQLDWPKRYQIILGLAKGLLYLHEESPVKIIHRDIKASNVLLDDKLNPKISDFGMARLFLEDATHVNTFRISGTYGYMAPEYAMNGYLSTKTDVFSFGMLVLEIVSGRKNIDRHLDAEKVDLLNYEGRSVEIMDPDLSGAWDADEAALCVQLGLLCCQALVSDRPDMYSVHLMLSSDSFTLPKPGKPAIHGRVGRWMSTMASAAASASVSGSGTNTNTTFATDTTKASTLELENIAEDHSRNSISVSFTTEGR
- the LOC124662065 gene encoding cysteine-rich receptor-like protein kinase 43 isoform X3 → MARLFLEDATHVNTFRISGTYGYMAPEYAMNGYLSTKTDVFSFGMLVLEIVSGRKNIDRHLDAEKVDLLNYTWKLFQEGRSVEIMDPDLSGAWDADEAALCVQLGLLCCQALVSDRPDMYSVHLMLSSDSFTLPKPGKPAIHGRVGRWMSTMASAAASASVSGSGTNTNTTFATDTTKASTLELENIAEDHSRNSISVSFTTEGR
- the LOC124662065 gene encoding cysteine-rich receptor-like protein kinase 43 isoform X1, with the translated sequence MLVYPYFPNGSLDHFLFDREKRVQLDWPKRYQIILGLAKGLLYLHEESPVKIIHRDIKASNVLLDDKLNPKISDFGMARLFLEDATHVNTFRISGTYGYMAPEYAMNGYLSTKTDVFSFGMLVLEIVSGRKNIDRHLDAEKVDLLNYTWKLFQEGRSVEIMDPDLSGAWDADEAALCVQLGLLCCQALVSDRPDMYSVHLMLSSDSFTLPKPGKPAIHGRVGRWMSTMASAAASASVSGSGTNTNTTFATDTTKASTLELENIAEDHSRNSISVSFTTEGR